Part of the Novipirellula artificiosorum genome, CGAGTCCCAACAAATCGAGAGTATCCGACGCGAGTTTATCGCCAATTTGTCGCACGAGATCAAAACACCTCTTTCGGCAATCAAAGGCTATGCCGAAACCGTTGAGTTGGCGATTGCCGATGATCCCGAAGCGGCCATTCATTTTATGAGTCAGATCCGCGGCCAATGTGTCCGATTGGAGCGTCTGGTTGCCGACATGATGCAGTTGGCACGAGCCCAATCGGGACGCAGCAATCTCAATCTGACCACGGTCTCACTCGCAAACGTGGTTGCCGAGTCACTTCGATCGTACCGCCCCGTGGCCGAAGCCCATTCGATCGAGATTTGCGTTGATGAACATTTGGGTAGACCAGCTGATGGCGATCCTGTCGAAAAGGAAATGGGTTCAGATAGGCATCCCTTCCAATCGATGGACGATGTCCATGTGATGGCAGACCACGAAGCGGTGTTGACGATCGTCAACAACTTGGTTGGCAACGCGGTGCGCTACACACCTCAGGGTGGGCGGGTCCGTTTGAGCTGTCGACGAGCGGAGGATCGTTGGATCCTGAGCGTTTCCGATACGGGAGTGGGGATTGCCGCAGACGAACAAAAGCGGATCTTTGAAAGGTTCTATCGTGGCGAGAGGGGCCGAGAATCGTCCACCCAAGGCACCGGCATTGGTCTGTCGATCGTCAAGAACCTGACGGCCGCCTTGGGGGGAGAGGTGCGGTTGGAAAGCTCCCCAGGCAAGGGGGCGACCTTTGACGTTTCGCTTCCTGCAGCCACCGTGGAGCCGCCGCACGCCAAATCTTAACGAAAGTTTTACCTGATGTTGGCCAATGCGAGGGTGCCCAGGATCGACACAATGGTTCACCATATTGGCATCGTGAGCGAGATCGTCGTCGCACCCTAAACCCGTGTTCTCCTCGAGTGATTATGTTGCTCCAGCAAACCGAATCCACTGCGAAGCCCCTAAGCATGTCCACAATCAAGGTACTCGTTGTCGAAGATTACCGCCCGCTCGCCGAGACGTTGGAGTACCAACTTCGCCGGGCGGGATACGAGGTGTTCCGGGCGGCCGACGGACGCGACGCAGTGAATCAAGCGAAATTGATCCTGCCAGATGTGGTTTTCTTGGACGTTGATTTG contains:
- a CDS encoding sensor histidine kinase; translation: MSTRTDDEAEAHPLRDRRPPFDDRTWTSVAGIAIVALSSLLLIISDVSPAVTFAIILAIAVAVGFAHLRIERSRDRAVSKQLRRSAARAQQSDRELQTLKMSAEQATLALTKMRDGVIMLSPLHEILVINPWARRLLVLSSEGDLRGRRFREVVRIPELVQAVDAAFGGTTPQKLMLEIVDGVDTRPVKVRVDRVTPDDETNLLMTLRDETESQQIESIRREFIANLSHEIKTPLSAIKGYAETVELAIADDPEAAIHFMSQIRGQCVRLERLVADMMQLARAQSGRSNLNLTTVSLANVVAESLRSYRPVAEAHSIEICVDEHLGRPADGDPVEKEMGSDRHPFQSMDDVHVMADHEAVLTIVNNLVGNAVRYTPQGGRVRLSCRRAEDRWILSVSDTGVGIAADEQKRIFERFYRGERGRESSTQGTGIGLSIVKNLTAALGGEVRLESSPGKGATFDVSLPAATVEPPHAKS